Proteins encoded by one window of Streptomyces sp. NBC_01571:
- a CDS encoding nuclear transport factor 2 family protein, translated as MGDQEIRAALDRHWAASAAGDQDTEHEIYHDDVITDYPQSGERIHGRRNLQALRSHHPAELTFTIRRILGSGDLWITEYVIDYDGKPASTISIMEFRDGKVVHETQYFADPFAPPDWRAQWVESMPDF; from the coding sequence ATGGGCGACCAGGAGATTCGCGCGGCGCTGGACCGCCACTGGGCGGCGTCCGCCGCGGGGGACCAGGACACCGAGCACGAGATCTATCACGACGACGTGATCACTGATTATCCCCAGTCGGGTGAGCGCATCCACGGTCGCCGCAATCTACAGGCGCTGCGCTCGCACCATCCGGCCGAGCTCACGTTCACCATCCGCCGGATTCTCGGCAGTGGAGACCTCTGGATCACTGAATACGTGATCGATTACGACGGGAAGCCGGCGTCCACCATCAGCATCATGGAATTCCGCGACGGCAAGGTCGTCCACGAGACCCAGTACTTCGCGGATCCGTTCGCTCCACCCGACTGGCGTGCCCAGTGGGTGGAGTCGATGCCCGACTTCTGA